The DNA sequence GTCAATGAAGCCCGGCAGTTCTTCACCGTTTTCATCGGTCCAGGGGTTGCGGCCGCGCCAGTGATTGTCGAACGTCTGCTGCAGTTTTTTCATCTTCTCGCTGGTTGCCTGTTCGGCATAGCGCTGCATTCGTGAGTCGATGGTGGTATAGATGCGCAGGCCACTCGTGTAAAGATCATATCCCTGCTCACTTTCAACGCCCCATTTCTCAACATAATCCTGCACGACCGTCTTGAGGTAACTGGCGGGGCCGGAAAATGGGTTTTCCGGAGTATAGTCCGTCACCAGCGGTAAGGCGCTGAGGGAGTCGGCCTGGGCACGGGTCAGGTAGTTGTATTTGGCCATCTGACCAATTACTACGTTCCGGCGCTCTCTTGACCGTTTGGGATTCCGGAGGGGGTTATAGTTCGTCGTTGCCTTCTGCAAACCTACCAGTACGGCACCCTCCTGGATGTTGAGACTGTCGGGTTCTTTGTTGAAGAATGTGCGGGCGGCCGTTTTCAGACCAAACGCATTGCTGCCGAAGTCGACCGTATTGAAGTAATAAGTGATGATTTCCTGCTTTGAGAAATTCCGTTCGATCTTAAGCGCCATCAGCCATTCTTTCGATTTGTAGACGATTTTCCGAACGAAGGGAATACGACTCAGCAGACCCGTGTTGGATTTACGACGGGTCTTGAACAGATTTTTGGCGAACTGCTGCGTAATGGTTGAGCCGCCCCCCTCGCGACCCAGGCTGACAACGGCCCGGCCAATGGCGCGGGGATCGATGCCGCCATGGTCGTAAAAGCGCACATCTTCGGTCGCAATCAGGGCGTCGATGAGCGGCTTTGGAATATTCTCGAACTTGATGGGAGTGCGGTTTTCGGCGTAGAACTTGCCGATCATAATACCGTCCTGCGAATAGATCTCCGATGCCTGGTTGAGCTTGGGGTTGCGCAGTTCCTCCACGGTAGGCATGGCGCCCGTGAGGTACAGGAAATTATAGTTGAGAATAAAGACGTAGATGCCCAGCAGCAGGGCTCCGATCAGTGTTCCCTTTACCCCGTTCTTCAGGAACGGGTAGTACCAGCTATCGGGATCGATATACCGGTGGACGAAGTCGCGAAATTGATGGCGGTACTGCTGGTAGGCCGACGACCACGAACTGATTCGTTCCTCGCCCGCTACCCGAGCCGTTTGCCGGTAGATATGTCGGCCAACTCCGCGTCTTACTTCACCGAATTGTGCCTGGCGTTTTCGAATCCGTTGTCGAAACGTACCAAAGGCGTGTCGGACGGCGCGGAATCGCTCCCTGTATTCACTCATGCGATATAATCGAAGAAAATCCTGATTGCTCCGAACGGGGTTGCGCCCAATGAGCGGTTGTCCTGGCCCAAGCGATGGCCGGGCTTCAAATATAACGCATTTTCGACCGATCTGATACACAAAAGCCGGGTTGCTTGGGCAATCCGGCTGATTGTGAAGTGCTTAAAAAAATAGTCGGCGGGTTAACCAGCCGGGATGAGGGCCAGCCCTTTGTGGAGGTATACGTTACCCGTTCCGGTCGTTACTAATCAACCTGCCAGTGGCTTATTTCTTTTTCTCAAACGTCATGGCTACGCCATTCATGCAGTACCGCAGACCCGTTGGTTTCGGACCATCGTCGAAGACGTGACCCAGGTGGCCGCCACATACATTGCAGAGTACCTCCGTCCGAACCATACCGTAGCTGGCGTCTTTGTCTTCTTTCACCGCATTTTTGGCGATGGGTGCGTAGAAACTGGGCCAGCCCGTTCCGGAATCGAACTTCGTATCTGACGAGAATAAGGGGTTATGACAGCCCGCGCAGTAAAATGTGCCGTGGTCGTGAATACTGTTCAGGGGACTGGTACCCGCCCGCTCCGTACCATGCTCGCGCAGGACTGCATACTGATCGGGCGTCAGGATTTTCTTCCATTCGGCATTGGTTTTAACGACCCGACGGCCGCCCGGAGGGGTATCGTCGACAACGTGTTTTGTTGTTGCCGTTTGATCCGACGCGCTGGACTGGCAGGCGTTGACGGCCAGCACACTAGAGAGCAACCAGGCCGGTATTAACAGAAGCAGGGTGTGTTTCATTGACTTGTTGTTGATAAGAAATGACCAGGAAAAGGATACAAGCGGACCAGATCAGCGGTTGACGGGGCCGGTCGGCTGGCGACAAGGCAGCTCATCCAACAGACCCGCAAAACCTGACATCTGGCTGCACTGTATACGATAAACAAAGGAAAATGGACTACCGTTCAGCCGCTAAACACTAGTTGGTGTCATGGCGAGCAGAGTTGACAGGGTAGGGCTTGGACTGCCCCCCCGCTTCTCTACCGTTACTGCGAAGGCGTCAGCCCGGCCAATGGCTCGGTTCAGGCGCTGCACCGGCTGACTCGATGCGGTGGCATCGAATACGCCCGCGTCAATCGGTCTACCATCGACAAGGGACCACAGCTGGTACTGCTGATCGGCGGGTAGGGCGGGTAATGACTGAACCTCAACCGCTACCTGCTGCGTGCGGGCATTCCAGAAAACAAGCATGCTACCGTTTGGCGCTTTCTCGTTGCCTTTCAGTTCCAGCGTACGGGTACCGGGCTGGCGAAGCAACGCCAGCGTCTGGTCAGTTTGCGACTGATGATCGCGGAGTTGCTTTACTTCGGAAGCCAGCGAACTGTTGGTAGTACGGAGCGACGCCATCGTATTCTGGTTCGTGCGCAGTTCCGACAGCAGGAAGAACGAAAAGATAAGGACCAGCAACCCAACCGAAGCGGCTACGATCCAGGTGCTGCGGTACGTAGGAGCCGAGTCCCGATCAACGGGCATCGGACGGATAATAGCAGGCTGTTGTTCGTTAAAGTCAAGTTGTTCCATCAGCTTCGCTTTCAGCTCGGCGGGTGGCTCCAGACTGTGAAGCAGGGCGTAGTTTTCGATCGCTTTCGATAACTCGTCCAGCTCATTCCGGATTTCCGGATAAATAGCCGACAGGCATTCGACCTCACGTCGTTCCTGGTCGCTCACTGCGCCCATGACGTAAGACTCCAGAATGCCGGAAGCTATGTACTCCGTTACGTTCATGATTTAAATAGTTGCTTAAGTTCCTGCAGAGCGGCCCGAATTCGAGTCTTCACCGTACCGAGGGGCAAGTTGAGCTCTTCGGCGGCTTCTTCGTGCGTGTAACCGGCAAAATAAACCAAGTCAATTAACTGCTTCCGTTCGGGGCGTAGTTGGCTTACAATATCCTGAACGCCAATGTGCTCGGGATTAGGCTGCTGGGTATTATGCTGCCGGTCAACAATATGTACGTTGTCCTCGTCGGTTCGGATTGCACTGGATGGCTGAGACTTACGGGCGCGCAATGCATCGATGGCCGTGTTCCTGGAAACATTTAGCATCCAGGTAAACAGCCGGCCCTTACTGGCATCGTAGGCATCCAGATTTTTCCAGATCTTCACAAATATGTCCTGCAGGACATCCTGCGCCTGCTCCTCGTCACGCACGATGCGTAACACGACCCCATAAAGAGCGGGCGAATACTGATCGTAAAGCCATTGAAAAGCCTGCTGATCGCGCCTGTTCAGCTTTTCGATCAGTACACTTTCGGAGACTAGGGATGACTGGCGTTTCACGCAGACTGGGTTAAGTGGGCCAAATATAGCAGAAAATAGAAAAAACGAGCGGTCAATATCGGGTTAGACAAACGAACAGTCGGCGGGACGCCAATATAAAAAGCAGGGCCGACCGGTGAAATACTACTGGTCGACTCTGCCTGTGTACTACTAGTGGGCTAAATACCTGTACCCATTCGGTACTCCTGGATCCTGCAAAATGCTGAACTACCGGCGGGGTGGCTTCCGTGTTGTATTCTTGCCGCTCGTTGTGTCCGATGCGCTACCCACACCCGTGGGAGCCGTCGTTACGTTGTTGCTGTTGGTGTTTGTCGTATTGCTGTTGTTAATCGAGGTGCCATCGCTGGTTGAACTCTGGCGGTATTTGCCTTCCTCGCTCCTCGCTGCGTTAGCCGACCGGTTGTTGCGCTTGGTCATCCGGTTGTTCTTGCGTGACCCTTTCTGGGCGGGTAATGAATCGGTTACGACGGCCCCCTGCGGGTAAGTCGATGTCGTTGTGCCGGCGGGTGTCGATTGCGCCGACGCATCCCAGCCGATCAGTACCAGGCCGGTGATAAGTAGTGGAATGAGTTGCTTGTTGTTCATAACGTCGTTGTGCTTATTGACCATAAATAGTCCTATTCTTCAACCCATGTGTACCTAAAAAGTTTGCTGGCGGGTCCATTCTTTCGGGGAAGGCGGGTAGATTTGCTTTTTGTCAGCAAACCACCGCCTTTGTTTATGCAGTCTATTCTTCCGTTACCTACTCAACCCGTCAAACCCGGCACCAGTACCGGTCAGCAGTTCTGGCCGGTCGATACACCCGCCGGCACCCACAAGATCATCGATTCGTTTTCCCCCGC is a window from the Spirosoma rigui genome containing:
- a CDS encoding penicillin-binding protein 1A — encoded protein: MSEYRERFRAVRHAFGTFRQRIRKRQAQFGEVRRGVGRHIYRQTARVAGEERISSWSSAYQQYRHQFRDFVHRYIDPDSWYYPFLKNGVKGTLIGALLLGIYVFILNYNFLYLTGAMPTVEELRNPKLNQASEIYSQDGIMIGKFYAENRTPIKFENIPKPLIDALIATEDVRFYDHGGIDPRAIGRAVVSLGREGGGSTITQQFAKNLFKTRRKSNTGLLSRIPFVRKIVYKSKEWLMALKIERNFSKQEIITYYFNTVDFGSNAFGLKTAARTFFNKEPDSLNIQEGAVLVGLQKATTNYNPLRNPKRSRERRNVVIGQMAKYNYLTRAQADSLSALPLVTDYTPENPFSGPASYLKTVVQDYVEKWGVESEQGYDLYTSGLRIYTTIDSRMQRYAEQATSEKMKKLQQTFDNHWRGRNPWTDENGEELPGFIDSVARRTPRYKALSKRFKDMYPDSIMYYMKNVKYKMRVFTWANKRGYDSTEMTPYDSIAYYKHFLQSGMVAMDPHTGYIRAWVGGLDYDYFKYDHVKQGRRQPGSTFKPFVYTAAIDDSLMNLSPCDRIQDRPFRKEYRENGEDKVWEPRNSTGYYSYSNMTLRRAMARSVNSITAKLTDDVGPERVAEYAHRMGIKSRLDAVPSIGLGSSDVSLYELVGAYCTFINDGEAIEPLIVQRIEDRDGNVIETFSPKKRRAISEETAFLMRYMLQGGLQEPGGTSQGLWSYDLFKNRNEMGAKTGTTSNNSDGWFVGLSNNLVVGAWVGGDDRSIHFRSTDLGEGAKTALPLVGSFLEKVYADPKFKNLQGPFPKPTVPINKEYLNCGYSGDEETTEESDSTSVESDSTLVPVAPAPDQTTPPDTTGTE
- the msrB gene encoding peptide-methionine (R)-S-oxide reductase MsrB; amino-acid sequence: MKHTLLLLIPAWLLSSVLAVNACQSSASDQTATTKHVVDDTPPGGRRVVKTNAEWKKILTPDQYAVLREHGTERAGTSPLNSIHDHGTFYCAGCHNPLFSSDTKFDSGTGWPSFYAPIAKNAVKEDKDASYGMVRTEVLCNVCGGHLGHVFDDGPKPTGLRYCMNGVAMTFEKKK
- a CDS encoding anti-sigma factor gives rise to the protein MNVTEYIASGILESYVMGAVSDQERREVECLSAIYPEIRNELDELSKAIENYALLHSLEPPAELKAKLMEQLDFNEQQPAIIRPMPVDRDSAPTYRSTWIVAASVGLLVLIFSFFLLSELRTNQNTMASLRTTNSSLASEVKQLRDHQSQTDQTLALLRQPGTRTLELKGNEKAPNGSMLVFWNARTQQVAVEVQSLPALPADQQYQLWSLVDGRPIDAGVFDATASSQPVQRLNRAIGRADAFAVTVEKRGGSPSPTLSTLLAMTPTSV
- a CDS encoding RNA polymerase sigma factor; translation: MKRQSSLVSESVLIEKLNRRDQQAFQWLYDQYSPALYGVVLRIVRDEEQAQDVLQDIFVKIWKNLDAYDASKGRLFTWMLNVSRNTAIDALRARKSQPSSAIRTDEDNVHIVDRQHNTQQPNPEHIGVQDIVSQLRPERKQLIDLVYFAGYTHEEAAEELNLPLGTVKTRIRAALQELKQLFKS